The DNA window ACTTTTTTGGGATGAATGAGctaaattgtgattttttgtCATCATTGTCAGTAATTGTATCAAATTTGTTTGTGAGTATTATGTTGTATGGCTGTAATTTTATAGGTAATAGCTACTTTTGCAGTGGGGATTTCCAGACTGTGTGATCTGTGTTTGTTTTTGTGTATAGTATGTTGAGGAGTGTGAGAAACATTCTTTGTTCTGCTTTGCATGCTTGAGAATTgagatttaatttctcatgtCTTTGATGAGAAATAATGGCTTGTCTGGTTCAAGCTTGATTTTAATCATTATAAGATTGATTTTCATACCATGCAATTGGCTGACTTGAAGCAGTAATCTGGTCCGCGGGCATTTGTCGTGTTGAAATTTGGCATTTTTCAAGTTGATTATGATGATGTTGGGGGAATTGATGCTGATTATTGTTCTCATTTGGCATGGCCAACAAatgttaatattttttttgagattaAATGCAATTTGTTATAGGCGAGGCGCAGGGCTGTGGTTCCATCACTTCACAAGACATACTTGTCAGTAATAGTTGATCGGGTCTTTTGCAGATGTGCAGAGAGATTGGTAGAGAAGCTTAGAGCTAATGCAGTCACTGGAACTGGTGTTAATATGGAGGAAAAGTTCTCTCAACTAACTCTTGATGTTATAGGAATGGCTTTGTTCAACTATAATTTTGATTCCCTTACTGCTGATAGTCCAGTTATTGATGCAGTTTATACAGCACTGAAAGAAGCAGAGCTGCGTTCGACTGATATATTACCTTATTGGAAGGTTGGTTGTCTGGTGTTTTCTTGTTGTGTCTTTTTATTGTAGAGTTAATAGGATGATATAATTGACCTATGTTAATTGGCATTCCAGATTGCAGCTTTATGTAAAATTGTCCCGAGACAAATAAAAGCTGAAAGGGCAGTCACATTGATCAGGAAAACAGTTGAAGAGCTGATTACTAAGTGTAAAGAGATTGTAGAAGCTGAGGGTGAAAGGTTAACTGAGGAGGAATACGTGAATGATTCAGATCCAAGCATCCTTCGCTTTTTGCTTGCAAGCAGGGAGGAGGTTTGTTTTAGTATTGATCTCTAACCAAGACTCATAGGGCCATTTCATTGACTCTGATTTAGAAAGTTTATGTTTTCTATAAGAATTTGAAATGACAAGTATTTTTGGGTCTAGGAGTTTATATCTCGTTCATGTTTCTTACTTCTTGCAGAGTCTCGTCTTGAAGATGTGCTTACTATAAGGGACATAATTTTGCTTTCCAACGATTTTCTTCTTTTACCTAAGAGTGAGGTTGAGTTATTTGTTTTAGGTTTCCAGGGCTCAGCTACGAGATGATCTTCTTTCAATGTTGGTTGCTGGACATGAAACTACTGGTTCCGTACTGACTTGGACATCTTACCTGCTAAGTAAggtattattgttattatcatGCATCTTCCTTTTGATCTGCCTTACCAACTCCCTCACATTCTAAAAGTTTTTCAGTTCGAGCAATAGACTGAAAATGTGAACTATGGAAGTGAAtaaatttcttttcaagttaTATGGCTGGTTTTACCATTTTGTAAGCTCTGTCTGGTTTTTAAAGGCTAAAAAGATCTCGGAAAGCATCCATTATTTCCAGTTCTTATTTTTATTGGGTTCAAAGAATGTGAACATTCGCTTCTTTTTATATGAATGAATATgcacttttcttcttttgcagTCACCATCCTCTTTGAGGAAGGCACAGGAAGAAGTGGACGAAATTTTACGAGGTCGAGCTCCTACATTTGAAGATGTTAAAAATCTCAAGTTCTTGACACGGTGCATAAATGAGTCAATGCGTTTGTATCCTCATCCTCCAGTAGGTTCTTTACCGCTTTTCTCAACTTGAATCAGTGGCAAGCCAACACTACCTTTGCTTGATGACCTCTATATTATAAATTCTGTTAGGTCCTGTTAAGAAGAGCTCAGGTTCCTGACGTGCTTCCTGGGGATTACAAGGTTAATACTGGTCAAGATATTATGATCTCGGTGTACAATATCCATCACTCTCCGCAGGTAAGGCTTGGTTATTTAGGTCATTGGGTTCTTCATATCCTCCGGTAtagttatatatatttttatcttCTGTAGCCTAACTTACTGTGAGGTAACGACTTGATCTATTTTGAGATTTGGTGCAGGAAATACACTATATTCGGTAGCTAATGCCTTCCGCCCAATAGTTGTAAAAATACATTAGTAATGTTAATAATCATCACATCTTTGCTGACCTACTCACAAGGAAGCGTTTCAGAATGGATTAACATTTTGTTTCTGCTGTGTGTAAAAAGGTGTGGGAAAGAGCAGAAGATTTTGTGCCCGAAAGATTTGAATTGGAAGGCCCAGTTCCTAATGAAACAAATACTGATTTTAGGTACCATCCAATCATCTGGGAGCACTTTCAATTTTAGGCTTAATGGCCCATAGAGAAGTGcttggatgatgatgatgatggttTTGGAAATATTTTGTGCCAGATTTATCCCATTCAGTGGAGGACCTCGGAAGTGCGTCGGGGATCAATTTGCACTGCTGGAAGCGATTGTTGCTCTCGCAGTCATCCTGCAGCACCTGAACTTCGAGTTGATCCCAGATCAAAATATTAGCATGACAACGGGAGCCACCATACACACAACCAATGTAAGTAAATCTTTCATCCTCCCAACTTAATCTTCTGCTTACACTCTGCTCTCTGTCTGAATTGAGTTAAGATTATTATGTTCGTTCGTtctaaacaataataataaatgttCTTCTTTTCTGCAGGGCTTGTACATGAAAGTGAGCCAAAGACTTTCAAGTACGCCTGCATTTGTCTAATTCTCTTGGGTGTCTTGTCATTAACGGATATCAGTCATGTCATTTCCCCTTGTTTACAAGCTTTTTTGTTTCCTGAACCTTCTTGATTGCACTCTGCCCACTCAATATTATATTCTATCAAATTTTTCTCAAGTTTTTTTGCTTTCTAGTAGACTTTTTTTTGGCATCATCCATCGCAGTTGATGATGTTACCCTTCCTCGGAAACGTGATAAGGCAAACAACCTGGCTAACCGGTAACCAAGCTTATTTTGACAACTCGAAAGAAGCATacaaaaattttgaccaaaaaaaaagcaTACAAAATTCATAAGCAATCCATGACGACGAACAAATTTTCACAAATATGTGTTTGTGACACGTGTCCCCCCCCATGGCTGCTGATGGTTATGTGTCAGTTTGGGCGGCCAGATTAAAAATTCCGGCAAAAGTTGATGACTAGCTGTTCTCCTAGGATTTCGGACACGTAGCCATCAACCTTCATCATTAATGATCAGTAGTTCATCTCTACCACTCACATTAACTAGACACATCTTCTCTTCTAAAGAAAGTCAAAAGTCTCTTCATTTACGCATTGAATTTCTTACTTCCTAAGCTTGCAGGTtcagataaaaaaataaagcatCCAAAAAATAAAGGATACTTGTAAAAAAATGTGGTCCAATATGTTAGTTAATTTTCGATCCTAGTTAACATCGGTGCACGTTGTCCTAATAGGCAAATACTACATAAATTCATCACTTGTTGTTCCCATATGTATAGGATAATATAAAAGCTAGTATAATAGTCCTTTTAGTCTCTTTGTAAACGGAGGGGGCAAGCATTGTGAGTTCGGCCTTGTTCCAATTGAAAGGCCCGTTTAGCAAGTGAGTTTTTTTggtgtttatctaaaattttactataatttactgtagaagttttttaaaaattttttgaaatgtgtaaatttttgaatattttgaaatgtatagtttaaaaattttgagaaattttttgaaattactgtagctaaaatttttaaaaaacttgtaacagataaacttggcaaaaaacttgcCTGCCAAACAATTTTTAAAGAAGAACttttacatttttcaattattttataattttatatacattaaatcgctatagtatatatatatatatatacaaaaattccaaaatttccttATGACTAATTGGTAGGAAAAaccaattttttaaaaattgaagcaaaaactaaaaatcgGAAATTTTAGTACCTACAAGTTAATTTTTTTGCCAATAGTCAGCTCCTATACTAGGGAAAAACTCAGTTGGGTCAAGGAGGGATGCGCTGTACTTTGTACAAGTTAATGCATTATTCCTTATACAAGTTAATTATTTTTGCCAATCGTCAACTCCTACATTAGGAGAGGACTTAATTGGATCAAGAAGGGATGCGTTATTCTTTAGATTTTAAAGTAGATGCCGAGATTTGAACCCTAAATCTACAATTAGATCTGCACTTTATGATTTACCTAATAGCCAACTTGCGTTGATTAGTACCTACAAGTCAATGGTTTCGGTATAAACTGTAAAACGCCTgagatgacaaaaaaaaaaaaaaaaaagaacaagaatAGTCCTATGTGCTAAATATAAAAAAGCaacttcttgttttttttttttcggtttttctctttttgctaAAGACAAAAAAACATCCTTGTTCTGGCTTTCAACGAAGTTGGTATTTGTCTGCTCATTGTACCCCTCGTACCTTCCCCTCTTGAACTGCAAAAATACAATCGAACTAAGgacaaatccaaaattaaacaAGAAACTGTAAAAGTCGCATTATGTGCTGGACTTCGGCTTCTGCTCCCCTAATTAACCTGTAACGCCTAGGAATGAATGAGTCTGCGGGGAGGAGTGGGCGTAGATCTGATTTGATGAGCCAGTTTGGACCTTCGAATTGAGTGCACGAcacattctctctctctctctcctctttgTGCGCGTATCTGTTTGCGGACACTAACCAGTATAGTACCACATGACAGCAGTTGATCGTATGGAAACTGGAAAGCCAAACAAGAAGTACACAGAAAATAATGTCACACCCCATGAGAAGTTGAGAACAATGACCAGCTAGCTAACAAGTGTAACAACCctccctcttctttctttcctttcttctcttgtttgTCTTTCTCTTTGCTTTGTTTCTGTCACTCAATCGCGTTTCTACTCTGTCCCTCAACTTTGCATTCCCTTGTGCCTGCTTGTCTCGATCATATTTCAAGGTCTGTTGCTACAATACTCACTGCATTGTGAGTTGTGACGAGAAGAGGAGAAAGTGAGCAACCGCCAACTGGGCAGGAGAAAGAGAGGGAGAATGTTCAAGTCACAGAGACAAAACCACAGGCCATCAAAATCAGGAGAAAGGGTTGATTTTAAATTCTCCAATTTCCAAGCACTTCAGGTACAATATCCCACTTGTTTGATCCCTCTGACTTTCCGATGGTTTTCTACTTTTTGCTCTTTCAGAAGAGTGCGAAGAGTTGCTTTTCTTTACTCGGTCTGAGTTGATGGTAATATCTCTGATCCCTTGATGCATTATTCTTGGAAATTGGAATAGGACGACTTTCTTGGTGTCAGGGCATCGCTTGCTTTTCCATCAAAACACTCTGATTATCACTTTCTGGCTACGAAACTTCATAGTTGCATTTTAACTATTGTTTTAGGATCCTCAAAGGTCACAGAGGAGCAATTTGATCATACATACTGCGAATGGCAATCTTGATAGAATAAAGATTTTGGGCCACTTAATTGTTTTCTTTAAATGCTTGCTACTCAATTAACTGATGGATCCAGATGCTGCACTAGTGGAAAACTCATTCTTCTGATTGTTGATTAAAGCCTAAAGGGatgaggatgaaatgtgatttttcaaaacaaaaagcGGTAATTAATGTTTGAGCGGTGACTTTAATGTGATCCTTGTGCTCTCACCTCCTTGGTTCCATAAATGACTCTAATGTGTTTAACATCACTCGATCAGCTGGCTTGCAGGTTTCTTTCAGTCATTGGTAACTTCATTCTCATTTTTGAATGCACACAATAGGTACCAAAAGGATGGGACAGGCTTTTTCTCTCGATGACCTCTGTGGAATCTGGTAAGACAGTTGCAAGGTTGGGGAAAGCATTAGTGCGAAATGGAAATTGTCAATGGACAGAGACTCTTCTTGAATCTGTCTGGATACCGAAAGATGATTCTTCAAAAGAGCCCGAAGAGTGCCTCTTCAAGCTTGTTGTCTCCATGGTTAGGCTAAATGCTTTCTGTGTCTTGGATTATTCGAGAAGGCTATGTCTATCCAGCCTTAACTTCTTC is part of the Coffea eugenioides isolate CCC68of chromosome 6, Ceug_1.0, whole genome shotgun sequence genome and encodes:
- the LOC113773315 gene encoding carotene epsilon-monooxygenase, chloroplastic; this encodes MPSSSLSLLTTPATHYLLHSRPKSPSCIQSYSSPRVIRSSIDKKTSSSTKPTSWVSPDWLTNLTMSLTLGQNDDSNIPVASAKLEDVSELLGGALFLPLYKLMNQYGPIYRLAAGPRNFVVVSDPAIAKHVLRNYGKYAKGLVSEVSEFLFGSGFAIAEGPLWTARRRAVVPSLHKTYLSVIVDRVFCRCAERLVEKLRANAVTGTGVNMEEKFSQLTLDVIGMALFNYNFDSLTADSPVIDAVYTALKEAELRSTDILPYWKIAALCKIVPRQIKAERAVTLIRKTVEELITKCKEIVEAEGERLTEEEYVNDSDPSILRFLLASREEVSRAQLRDDLLSMLVAGHETTGSVLTWTSYLLSKSPSSLRKAQEEVDEILRGRAPTFEDVKNLKFLTRCINESMRLYPHPPVLLRRAQVPDVLPGDYKVNTGQDIMISVYNIHHSPQVWERAEDFVPERFELEGPVPNETNTDFRFIPFSGGPRKCVGDQFALLEAIVALAVILQHLNFELIPDQNISMTTGATIHTTNGLYMKVSQRLSSTPAFV